From a single Patagioenas fasciata isolate bPatFas1 chromosome 19, bPatFas1.hap1, whole genome shotgun sequence genomic region:
- the SRR gene encoding serine racemase isoform X2 — MAGPSLADVRAAERRLRGRLHRTPVLTCRGMDRLAGRRLLFKCELFQRTGSFKIRGALNAVRSLVEDSERAGRDLPRAVVTHSSGNHGQALACAAQAEGIPAHIVVPHTASRCKQDAIRSYGATLVPCEPSDTSRAGTAAHVVQRTGGILVHPNQDPAVIAGQGTIALEVLEQAPEVNAVVVPVGGGGMIAGIAVAIKALRPDVKVFAAEPRNADDCYQSKVRGELTPNLHPPDTIADAVKTSIGPNTWPIIRDLVDDVLTVSEEEIKSAAGRRAQAVPSAAPEQPALAAGVTAAALSRQRATRLVWERMKLLIEPTAGVGVAAVLSEQFQAVPRDVENVCIVLCGGNVDLSSLTWLTDLPGKAE, encoded by the exons ATGGCGGGGCCAAGTCTGGCCGATGTGCGGGCGGCGGAGCGGAGGCTGCGGGGCCGTCTGCACCGCACCCCGGTGCTCACCTGCCGCGGCATGGACCGCCTGGCCGGCCGGAGGCTGCTCTTTAAGTGCGAGCTGTTCCAAAGGACAGGCTCCTTCAAG ATCCGCGGCGCCCTGAACGCGGTCAGGAGCCTGGTTGAGGACAGCGAGCGCGCTGGACGGGACCTGCCCCGAGCTGTCGTGACACACAGCAGCGGGAATCACGGCCAGGCGCTCGCCTGCGCTGCCCAGGCAGAAG GGATTCCTGCCCACATTGTGGTGCCCCACACAGCCTCACGCTGTAAGCAAGATGCCATCCGCTCCTATGGTGCCACGCTGGTGCCCTGCGAGCCCAGTGACACA tccagagcagggacagctgcTCATGTTGTCCAGAGGACAGGAGGAATCCTGGTGCACCCCAACCAGGACCCAGCGGTGATCGCGGGACAGGGCACTATCgcgctggaggtgctggagcag GCACCCGAGGTAAACGCGGTGGTGGTTCCCGTGGGAGGCGGAGGAATGATTGCGGGAATAGCAGTTGCCATCAAG GCTCTGAGACCAGATGTGAAAGTGTTTGCGGCCGAGCCGCGCAACGCGGACGACTGTTACCAGTCCAAGGTAAGGGGGGAGCTGACCCCCAACCTTCACCCGCCCGATACCATCGCAGATGCCGTTAAAACCAGCATCGGACCAAACACGTGGCCCATCATCAGGGATTTGGTCGATGACGTCCTGACTGTCTCAGAGGAAGAAATCAAG AGCGCTGCAGGGAGACGTGCACAGGCCGTGCCCTCCGCAGCCCCGGAACAGCCTGCGCTGGCTGCTGGAGTGACAGCTGCTGCTCTGTCCCGACAGCGAGCCACGCGGCTGGTGTGGGAAAGGATGAAGCTGCTGATCGAGCCAACCGCGGGTGTGGGAGTGGCGGCTGTGCTCTCAGAGCAGTTCCAGGCAGTCCCCAGGGACGTGGAGAATGTTTGCATCGTGCTGTGTGGGGGAAACGTGGACCTGAGCTCCCTGACCTGGCTCACAGACCTCCCTGGGAAAGCGGAATGA
- the SRR gene encoding serine racemase isoform X4, whose protein sequence is MAGPSLADVRAAERRLRGRLHRTPVLTCRGMDRLAGRRLLFKCELFQRTGSFKIRGALNAVRSLVEDSERAGRDLPRAVVTHSSGNHGQALACAAQAEGIPAHIVVPHTASRCKQDAIRSYGATLVPCEPSDTSRAGTAAHVVQRTGGILVHPNQDPAVIAGQGTIALEVLEQAPEVNAVVVPVGGGGMIAGIAVAIKALRPDVKVFAAEPRNADDCYQSKVRGELTPNLHPPDTIADAVKTSIGPNTWPIIRDLVDDVLTVSEEEIKRATRLVWERMKLLIEPTAGVGVAAVLSEQFQAVPRDVENVCIVLCGGNVDLSSLTWLTDLPGKAE, encoded by the exons ATGGCGGGGCCAAGTCTGGCCGATGTGCGGGCGGCGGAGCGGAGGCTGCGGGGCCGTCTGCACCGCACCCCGGTGCTCACCTGCCGCGGCATGGACCGCCTGGCCGGCCGGAGGCTGCTCTTTAAGTGCGAGCTGTTCCAAAGGACAGGCTCCTTCAAG ATCCGCGGCGCCCTGAACGCGGTCAGGAGCCTGGTTGAGGACAGCGAGCGCGCTGGACGGGACCTGCCCCGAGCTGTCGTGACACACAGCAGCGGGAATCACGGCCAGGCGCTCGCCTGCGCTGCCCAGGCAGAAG GGATTCCTGCCCACATTGTGGTGCCCCACACAGCCTCACGCTGTAAGCAAGATGCCATCCGCTCCTATGGTGCCACGCTGGTGCCCTGCGAGCCCAGTGACACA tccagagcagggacagctgcTCATGTTGTCCAGAGGACAGGAGGAATCCTGGTGCACCCCAACCAGGACCCAGCGGTGATCGCGGGACAGGGCACTATCgcgctggaggtgctggagcag GCACCCGAGGTAAACGCGGTGGTGGTTCCCGTGGGAGGCGGAGGAATGATTGCGGGAATAGCAGTTGCCATCAAG GCTCTGAGACCAGATGTGAAAGTGTTTGCGGCCGAGCCGCGCAACGCGGACGACTGTTACCAGTCCAAGGTAAGGGGGGAGCTGACCCCCAACCTTCACCCGCCCGATACCATCGCAGATGCCGTTAAAACCAGCATCGGACCAAACACGTGGCCCATCATCAGGGATTTGGTCGATGACGTCCTGACTGTCTCAGAGGAAGAAATCAAG CGAGCCACGCGGCTGGTGTGGGAAAGGATGAAGCTGCTGATCGAGCCAACCGCGGGTGTGGGAGTGGCGGCTGTGCTCTCAGAGCAGTTCCAGGCAGTCCCCAGGGACGTGGAGAATGTTTGCATCGTGCTGTGTGGGGGAAACGTGGACCTGAGCTCCCTGACCTGGCTCACAGACCTCCCTGGGAAAGCGGAATGA
- the SRR gene encoding serine racemase isoform X1, translating into MAGPSLADVRAAERRLRGRLHRTPVLTCRGMDRLAGRRLLFKCELFQRTGSFKIRGALNAVRSLVEDSERAGRDLPRAVVTHSSGNHGQALACAAQAEGIPAHIVVPHTASRCKQDAIRSYGATLVPCEPSDTSRAGTAAHVVQRTGGILVHPNQDPAVIAGQGTIALEVLEQVREMHNPGLCTAKRGDTTCQEHSCFLSVQAPEVNAVVVPVGGGGMIAGIAVAIKALRPDVKVFAAEPRNADDCYQSKVRGELTPNLHPPDTIADAVKTSIGPNTWPIIRDLVDDVLTVSEEEIKSAAGRRAQAVPSAAPEQPALAAGVTAAALSRQRATRLVWERMKLLIEPTAGVGVAAVLSEQFQAVPRDVENVCIVLCGGNVDLSSLTWLTDLPGKAE; encoded by the exons ATGGCGGGGCCAAGTCTGGCCGATGTGCGGGCGGCGGAGCGGAGGCTGCGGGGCCGTCTGCACCGCACCCCGGTGCTCACCTGCCGCGGCATGGACCGCCTGGCCGGCCGGAGGCTGCTCTTTAAGTGCGAGCTGTTCCAAAGGACAGGCTCCTTCAAG ATCCGCGGCGCCCTGAACGCGGTCAGGAGCCTGGTTGAGGACAGCGAGCGCGCTGGACGGGACCTGCCCCGAGCTGTCGTGACACACAGCAGCGGGAATCACGGCCAGGCGCTCGCCTGCGCTGCCCAGGCAGAAG GGATTCCTGCCCACATTGTGGTGCCCCACACAGCCTCACGCTGTAAGCAAGATGCCATCCGCTCCTATGGTGCCACGCTGGTGCCCTGCGAGCCCAGTGACACA tccagagcagggacagctgcTCATGTTGTCCAGAGGACAGGAGGAATCCTGGTGCACCCCAACCAGGACCCAGCGGTGATCGCGGGACAGGGCACTATCgcgctggaggtgctggagcaggtgagAGAAATGCACAACCCAGGGCTCTGCACAGCAAAAAGGGGGGACACGACGTGCCAGGAGCACTCGTGCTTCCTTTCTGTGCAGGCACCCGAGGTAAACGCGGTGGTGGTTCCCGTGGGAGGCGGAGGAATGATTGCGGGAATAGCAGTTGCCATCAAG GCTCTGAGACCAGATGTGAAAGTGTTTGCGGCCGAGCCGCGCAACGCGGACGACTGTTACCAGTCCAAGGTAAGGGGGGAGCTGACCCCCAACCTTCACCCGCCCGATACCATCGCAGATGCCGTTAAAACCAGCATCGGACCAAACACGTGGCCCATCATCAGGGATTTGGTCGATGACGTCCTGACTGTCTCAGAGGAAGAAATCAAG AGCGCTGCAGGGAGACGTGCACAGGCCGTGCCCTCCGCAGCCCCGGAACAGCCTGCGCTGGCTGCTGGAGTGACAGCTGCTGCTCTGTCCCGACAGCGAGCCACGCGGCTGGTGTGGGAAAGGATGAAGCTGCTGATCGAGCCAACCGCGGGTGTGGGAGTGGCGGCTGTGCTCTCAGAGCAGTTCCAGGCAGTCCCCAGGGACGTGGAGAATGTTTGCATCGTGCTGTGTGGGGGAAACGTGGACCTGAGCTCCCTGACCTGGCTCACAGACCTCCCTGGGAAAGCGGAATGA
- the SRR gene encoding serine racemase isoform X3 — MAGPSLADVRAAERRLRGRLHRTPVLTCRGMDRLAGRRLLFKCELFQRTGSFKIRGALNAVRSLVEDSERAGRDLPRAVVTHSSGNHGQALACAAQAEGIPAHIVVPHTASRCKQDAIRSYGATLVPCEPSDTSRAGTAAHVVQRTGGILVHPNQDPAVIAGQGTIALEVLEQVREMHNPGLCTAKRGDTTCQEHSCFLSVQAPEVNAVVVPVGGGGMIAGIAVAIKALRPDVKVFAAEPRNADDCYQSKVRGELTPNLHPPDTIADAVKTSIGPNTWPIIRDLVDDVLTVSEEEIKRATRLVWERMKLLIEPTAGVGVAAVLSEQFQAVPRDVENVCIVLCGGNVDLSSLTWLTDLPGKAE; from the exons ATGGCGGGGCCAAGTCTGGCCGATGTGCGGGCGGCGGAGCGGAGGCTGCGGGGCCGTCTGCACCGCACCCCGGTGCTCACCTGCCGCGGCATGGACCGCCTGGCCGGCCGGAGGCTGCTCTTTAAGTGCGAGCTGTTCCAAAGGACAGGCTCCTTCAAG ATCCGCGGCGCCCTGAACGCGGTCAGGAGCCTGGTTGAGGACAGCGAGCGCGCTGGACGGGACCTGCCCCGAGCTGTCGTGACACACAGCAGCGGGAATCACGGCCAGGCGCTCGCCTGCGCTGCCCAGGCAGAAG GGATTCCTGCCCACATTGTGGTGCCCCACACAGCCTCACGCTGTAAGCAAGATGCCATCCGCTCCTATGGTGCCACGCTGGTGCCCTGCGAGCCCAGTGACACA tccagagcagggacagctgcTCATGTTGTCCAGAGGACAGGAGGAATCCTGGTGCACCCCAACCAGGACCCAGCGGTGATCGCGGGACAGGGCACTATCgcgctggaggtgctggagcaggtgagAGAAATGCACAACCCAGGGCTCTGCACAGCAAAAAGGGGGGACACGACGTGCCAGGAGCACTCGTGCTTCCTTTCTGTGCAGGCACCCGAGGTAAACGCGGTGGTGGTTCCCGTGGGAGGCGGAGGAATGATTGCGGGAATAGCAGTTGCCATCAAG GCTCTGAGACCAGATGTGAAAGTGTTTGCGGCCGAGCCGCGCAACGCGGACGACTGTTACCAGTCCAAGGTAAGGGGGGAGCTGACCCCCAACCTTCACCCGCCCGATACCATCGCAGATGCCGTTAAAACCAGCATCGGACCAAACACGTGGCCCATCATCAGGGATTTGGTCGATGACGTCCTGACTGTCTCAGAGGAAGAAATCAAG CGAGCCACGCGGCTGGTGTGGGAAAGGATGAAGCTGCTGATCGAGCCAACCGCGGGTGTGGGAGTGGCGGCTGTGCTCTCAGAGCAGTTCCAGGCAGTCCCCAGGGACGTGGAGAATGTTTGCATCGTGCTGTGTGGGGGAAACGTGGACCTGAGCTCCCTGACCTGGCTCACAGACCTCCCTGGGAAAGCGGAATGA